TCCGACCTGTGGGTGTCGATGCTCGAAGCCATGGGCGCCAACGCCACGCCAATGCCGATGGGCGAGGTCTACACGGGTCTGAAGACCGGTCTGATCGACGCCGCGGAAAACAACTATCCCACGTACGAGAGCGCCCGCGCCTTCGAAGTGGCCAAGTACTACAGCAAGACCGAGCACTCGATGGCCCCCGAGATGCTGCTGTTCTCCAAGCGCGCGTGGGACAAGCTCTCGGCCGAGGAGCAGGGCTGGATCCGCCAGGCCGCCAAGGAGTCGGTGCCCTATATGCGCAAGCAGTGGGAAGAGCGCGAGATCAAGTCGCTGGCCACCGTGAAGGCCGGCGGCGCCGAGATCATCGACGTCGACAAGACCCAGTTCCAGGCCGCGATGAAGCCGGTGTACGACAAGTTCATCACCGACGCGAAGCTCAAGGATCTCGTGAAGCGCGTGCAGGACACGAAATAAGCAAGTCAGTTGCATTGCTCCTTCCCCTCTCGGGGGAAGGTTGGGATGGGGGCACGACGGCGCTGGCATAGAGACGCCGCTTGCCCCCACCCCCGCCCTCCCCCGGAAGGGGAGGGAGCAAGACAAAGAAGAACCTTCATGTACACCAAACTTTGCCGCACCCTCGCCCGTGCCTGCATGTGGTTGGGCATCCTCGGCCTTGTCGCAGTGATCTGCGCCGTGAGCTGGCAGGTGTTCGGCCGCTACGTCCTCAACAACACTCCGACCTGGGCTGAAAGCCTGGCACTGCTGCTGGTGATCTACGTCACGATGTTCGGCGTGGCCGTCGGCGTGCGCGATGCGGGCCACATCGGCCTCGAGTCGTTCCTCGTGCTCGCGCCCGACTGGCTGCGGCTGAAGATGGAGTACCTGATCCACGCGCTGATCCTGCTCTTCGGCCTGGCCATGGCCTGGAACTGCGCCTCGCTCGCTGAATCGGTGTGGGGCTACAGGTTGCCCACGCTCTGGATCTCCGAGGGCTGGAAATACGTGCCCGCCTCCGTGGCCGGCGTTCTCATCGTGATGTTCTCCATCGAACACATCATCGCGCTCGCCCAAGGCCGCGAAGTCGAACCCGCCTGGGCTTGAGCCACCATGACCATCCCCCTCCTGATTCTTTGCCTCTCGTTCACGCTCTTCCTGCTGCTGGGGGTGCCGGTCGCTTTCTCGATCGGCCTCTCGGCCCTGTCCACGCTGCTGTATGAAGGCCTGCCGCTCGAGGTCGGCTTCCAGCAGATGACCTCGGGCATGGGCATCTTCTCGTTCCTGGCCATTCCGTTCTTCATCTTTGCCGGCGAGCTGATGCTCTATGGCGGCATCGCGGACCGCATCGTCAACTTCGCGCGCAATGTCGTCGGCCACGTGCGCGGCGGCCTCGGCATGTCGAACGTGGTGGCCTGCACGCTGTTCGGCGGCGTCTCGGGCTCGCCCGTGGCGGACGTCTCGGCCATGGGCGCCGTGATGATCCCGATGATGAAGAAAGAGGGTTACCACGCCGACTACGCAGTCAACGTGACGACCCATGCGGCACTGGTCGGCGCACTGATGCCGACCAGCCACAACCTGATCATCTATTCACTGGCAGCGGGCGGCAAGGTGTCGATCGCGGCGCTGATCCTGGCGGCGCTGCTGCCGGCGGCGGTGCTCACGCTCAGCAACCTCGCGGCCGCCTACCTGGTGGCGGTGAAGCGCGGCTATCCGGCCGGCAGCTTCCCGGGCTGGGCCATCGTGGCGCGTTCGTTCGCGGCGGCACTGCCGGGCCTGTTCATCGTGGTGCTGATTCTCGGCGGCATCCTGTCGGGCATCTTCACGGCGACCGAGTCGGCCGCCGTGGCGGTGCTGTATGCGCTGGCGCTCACCATCTTCGTCTACCGCACGCTGAAGTGGGAGCACTTCGTCAAGGCGGCATCGAAGGCGGTGCGCACCACCGGCGTGATCCTGCTCCTGATCGGCATCTCCAGCACCTTCGGCTACCTGATCAGCCTGTATGGCGTGGCCGAACTCACGGGCCAGATGCTGTCGCAAATTACGAGCACGCCATGGGTGATCTTCCTGCTCATCAACATCATCCTGTTCGTGCTGGGCACCTTTCTCGACATGGCGGCGACGATCCTGCTGTGCACGCCGATCTTCCTGCCGATCGCCCAGCACTACGGCATGAGCTCGGTGCAGTTCGGCATCGTGATGCTGATCAACTGCGCGCTCGGCCTGAACACGCCGCCGGTGGGCACCACGCAGTTCGTGGGCTGTGCGATCGGCGGCGTGTCGGTGGGTACGGTGATGAAGACCATCTGGCCGTTCTACGGTGCGCTGATCTTCGCGCTCGGGGTGGTCACCTTCGTTCCCGCCTTCTCGACCTGGCTGCCGAGCATGTTCATGGTGGTGAAATAACAGGCAGCAAGCAGATGGAAGTTCCGCGATGACCGACCCGAACACCCGACCGCCCCACACCATCCGGATGCATCCGGCGGACAACGTCGCCATCGTGGCCAACGACGGCGGCCTGCCCGCCGGCACCGCGCTCGCGTCGGGCCTCGTGCTGGTGGACAAGGTGCCGCAGGCCCACAAGGTGGCGCTCGAAGACATCCCCGAAGGTGGCGTCGTGCGCCGCTACGACGTGCCGATCGGCTATGCGCTCAAGCCGATTCCGGCCGGCAGCTGGGTGCACGAACGCCTGCTGCGCATGCCCGCCGCGCGCGAACTCGAGGGCCTGCCGATCGCCACCGTCAAGCCCCCCGCG
This genomic window from Variovorax paradoxus contains:
- a CDS encoding TRAP transporter small permease, with the translated sequence MYTKLCRTLARACMWLGILGLVAVICAVSWQVFGRYVLNNTPTWAESLALLLVIYVTMFGVAVGVRDAGHIGLESFLVLAPDWLRLKMEYLIHALILLFGLAMAWNCASLAESVWGYRLPTLWISEGWKYVPASVAGVLIVMFSIEHIIALAQGREVEPAWA
- a CDS encoding TRAP transporter large permease; amino-acid sequence: MTIPLLILCLSFTLFLLLGVPVAFSIGLSALSTLLYEGLPLEVGFQQMTSGMGIFSFLAIPFFIFAGELMLYGGIADRIVNFARNVVGHVRGGLGMSNVVACTLFGGVSGSPVADVSAMGAVMIPMMKKEGYHADYAVNVTTHAALVGALMPTSHNLIIYSLAAGGKVSIAALILAALLPAAVLTLSNLAAAYLVAVKRGYPAGSFPGWAIVARSFAAALPGLFIVVLILGGILSGIFTATESAAVAVLYALALTIFVYRTLKWEHFVKAASKAVRTTGVILLLIGISSTFGYLISLYGVAELTGQMLSQITSTPWVIFLLINIILFVLGTFLDMAATILLCTPIFLPIAQHYGMSSVQFGIVMLINCALGLNTPPVGTTQFVGCAIGGVSVGTVMKTIWPFYGALIFALGVVTFVPAFSTWLPSMFMVVK